A single window of Nostoc sp. C052 DNA harbors:
- a CDS encoding filamentous hemagglutinin N-terminal domain-containing protein: MTQKYILNTFVGVVFFSMLTTFPSEAQVKHDLTLPNNTNIKVEGNKITIEGGTQVGKNLFHSFQDFSLSKGDIAAFNNTFDIGNIIVRVTGASASNIDGIISANGTANLFFSNPNGISFGQNAQLKVGGSFLATTASAFMFPNGEEFSATNPQAPPLLAINIPIGLRLGSNTGAIQVTGKGNQITPSFSFSPTKVDNTNLVGLKVQPGKTLALVGSNINLAGSTISAEGGRIELGSVASGIVSLQSTPDGWAFSYEGVSKFSDIQLSKQALVDTSGIGSGAIQVNGANVKLSDASLLLIQNRGAITPENLAINASESLVLKGTSIDGDASSAIRSETVSAGKGSNITIFTPKLVLQDGGRIGASTYSDGKGGNVTINAPNSVQLLENTSINTSRQTFTVSSIAATTYASGDAGNLQISTKDLRVTNGGSVTSTTIGTGNGGNVAINADVIEVIGIELATKRASAISAASAKAGEAGSVNINTSQLRLRDGGLVSTSSFDTGAVGSLNINASEIEVSGIKDDVPSAIRASVDSLAGPNGDQQRLGTSSIPNAFPGQVTINTKLLIVDRGGLVSVRNQGTGEAGKLEIKAESIKLNEGRITGTTNSGEGGNISIRSQDLQLRLDSLITTTAGNSGNGGNITIKAETVALLEDSTITANAFEGRGGNITIDTQGFFISPDSRITASSKDGANGVVTINTEQIDFGNAVLTKTAFNPPDSTKLCASSFENEDEFINAGSGGIPESPSDPFHSLDGWSDERKPDTTNPSDAIAASTQTQGVSEYKEAQGWRNNTDGTISFTDISSEATPRSSLSAAPCHSEEESETQVQQSSGESDQPPQQSTRQ; encoded by the coding sequence GTGACACAAAAATATATCTTAAATACCTTTGTGGGAGTGGTATTTTTTTCCATGTTAACGACTTTCCCATCGGAGGCACAAGTGAAGCACGATCTAACTCTTCCTAATAACACAAACATAAAAGTAGAAGGGAATAAAATTACTATTGAGGGGGGCACTCAAGTAGGGAAGAATCTTTTTCATAGTTTTCAAGATTTTTCACTCTCCAAAGGTGACATAGCAGCCTTCAACAATACATTTGATATTGGCAACATTATTGTTCGTGTCACAGGTGCTTCAGCTTCTAACATTGATGGCATAATCAGTGCCAATGGTACAGCGAATCTGTTTTTCTCCAATCCGAATGGTATTAGCTTTGGACAAAATGCACAACTGAAGGTTGGCGGTTCATTTTTGGCGACTACAGCCAGTGCTTTCATGTTCCCTAATGGAGAGGAGTTTAGTGCTACTAATCCACAAGCTCCCCCGCTACTAGCAATTAATATTCCAATTGGCTTAAGATTGGGGAGTAATACTGGAGCAATTCAAGTTACTGGGAAAGGAAATCAAATTACACCTAGTTTTAGTTTTTCACCAACAAAAGTTGATAATACTAACTTAGTCGGACTAAAAGTACAACCAGGAAAAACTTTAGCCTTAGTAGGAAGCAATATTAATCTAGCAGGCAGTACAATATCCGCAGAAGGAGGAAGGATTGAATTAGGCAGTGTTGCTTCTGGTATAGTTAGCTTACAATCTACTCCTGATGGATGGGCTTTTAGCTATGAAGGAGTTTCCAAGTTTAGTGACATTCAATTATCAAAACAAGCACTAGTTGATACTAGTGGCATAGGTTCTGGAGCTATTCAAGTAAATGGTGCAAACGTCAAACTGAGTGACGCTTCATTGCTTCTAATTCAAAACAGAGGGGCAATTACTCCTGAAAATTTAGCTATAAATGCTTCGGAATCGCTAGTTTTAAAAGGAACTTCCATAGATGGTGATGCTTCTAGCGCTATTCGTTCAGAAACAGTCAGTGCAGGAAAGGGAAGTAATATTACAATTTTTACACCAAAGTTAGTGCTTCAAGATGGAGGGAGAATAGGAGCAAGTACATACAGTGATGGAAAAGGAGGCAATGTTACTATTAATGCTCCCAATTCTGTACAACTTTTGGAGAACACATCTATAAATACTTCTCGTCAAACCTTTACTGTTAGTTCTATTGCTGCAACTACCTACGCTTCTGGAGATGCTGGGAATCTTCAGATATCAACCAAAGACCTTAGAGTTACCAATGGGGGATCGGTGACTTCCACAACAATAGGAACTGGGAATGGGGGGAACGTGGCTATAAATGCAGATGTAATAGAGGTAATAGGAATAGAGCTAGCAACTAAAAGAGCTAGTGCCATATCAGCAGCATCTGCTAAAGCTGGAGAAGCTGGTAGCGTAAATATTAATACCTCGCAATTACGTTTAAGAGATGGAGGTTTAGTTAGTACCTCATCTTTCGATACTGGAGCAGTTGGTAGTTTAAATATCAATGCTTCCGAAATAGAAGTAAGTGGTATAAAAGATGATGTTCCTAGTGCTATAAGAGCATCCGTTGATTCTTTAGCTGGTCCAAACGGAGATCAACAGAGGCTTGGGACTTCTTCAATACCAAATGCTTTCCCTGGACAGGTAACAATTAATACTAAATTACTAATTGTTGATCGAGGTGGATTAGTTAGTGTTAGGAATCAAGGCACAGGAGAAGCTGGAAAACTTGAAATAAAGGCCGAATCTATTAAATTAAACGAAGGTAGGATTACAGGGACTACTAATTCAGGTGAAGGAGGTAATATTTCCATACGCTCTCAAGACTTACAACTACGTCTTGATAGTCTCATTACTACTACCGCAGGTAATAGTGGCAATGGAGGTAACATAACTATAAAAGCAGAGACAGTAGCTCTTTTAGAAGACAGCACAATTACAGCCAATGCATTTGAAGGAAGAGGCGGGAACATTACTATCGATACTCAGGGATTTTTTATCTCTCCAGATAGTAGAATTACAGCAAGTTCAAAGGACGGAGCTAATGGTGTAGTTACAATTAATACTGAACAAATTGATTTCGGGAATGCAGTGCTGACGAAAACAGCATTCAATCCTCCTGACAGTACCAAACTCTGTGCCTCCTCCTTTGAAAATGAAGATGAATTTATCAATGCTGGAAGCGGAGGAATCCCTGAAAGCCCTAGCGACCCTTTTCACAGTCTTGATGGCTGGTCAGATGAGCGAAAGCCTGATACCACCAACCCTTCAGATGCGATCGCAGCAAGCACTCAAACACAAGGAGTATCCGAGTATAAGGAAGCGCAGGGCTGGAGAAACAACACTGACGGTACAATAAGTTTTACAGATATTTCCTCAGAGGCAACTCCGAGGAGTTCTTTGTCAGCAGCACCTTGTCATTCTGAGGAAGAATCAGAAACACAAGTACAACAGTCATCTGGAGAATCAGATCAGCCCCCTCAGCAATCAACACGACAGTAA
- a CDS encoding ShlB/FhaC/HecB family hemolysin secretion/activation protein, producing MPNFQCLNHLSKATIFLIPLLIIDPAHSQTVASTQIRTIQEPWEVPRPLPQRLDPTIPYPNAPPLRENAPSNQQIIKVASFVFKGNTVIRTQELETVVASFLEREITFDDLRQVGKVITKFYVDKGYITCGAFLPIAENQRINPHGAVITIQVVEGQFDKIEIIGGARLHNYIRQRLPSAVEVVNEKHLLEALRLLRQDPLIESISAQLDNGSSVDRSILTIKVKERQSFTIETALDNSRSPATGSFQRLFEITNANLLGIGDKLSVGYRNTDGSNTVTTSYSVPLNPQNGIIEFGYINSSSNIIENPFNSLDILSNARAYELSFRQPIVRKATATSTQEFALKLTASRLESESSLLNTPYPLNAGANSNGITRISAVNFSQEWLERSTKRTFSLRSQFSFGIGAFGATINNFAPDGRFFAWRGQAGWLKQLSSDATFIAKADLQLADRPLSSLEQIASGGADSVRGYREATFLTDNAFLFSTELHLAAWTQNNQQLQIIPFLDFATAWNNALQAPNSVGTLASVGLGLQYQVGDRFNARLEWGIPLININTNSDKQTWQENGFLFFINYRLF from the coding sequence ATGCCCAATTTCCAGTGCTTAAATCATTTGTCGAAAGCAACTATATTTCTCATCCCCTTACTGATAATTGATCCAGCACATTCACAAACAGTAGCTTCAACTCAGATCCGAACTATACAAGAACCTTGGGAAGTTCCTAGACCTTTACCTCAAAGACTTGATCCGACAATACCATACCCGAATGCACCACCTTTAAGAGAAAATGCACCCTCAAATCAGCAAATCATCAAAGTGGCAAGTTTTGTGTTTAAGGGTAATACAGTAATTAGAACCCAAGAACTAGAAACGGTAGTTGCTTCTTTTTTGGAAAGAGAAATTACATTTGATGATTTGCGCCAAGTTGGTAAGGTAATTACAAAATTTTATGTGGATAAAGGTTACATCACTTGTGGGGCTTTTTTGCCGATTGCAGAAAATCAACGAATTAATCCTCATGGGGCAGTAATTACCATTCAAGTTGTAGAAGGGCAATTCGATAAAATTGAGATCATTGGCGGCGCACGATTGCACAATTACATTCGTCAGCGATTACCAAGCGCTGTTGAAGTAGTCAATGAAAAACACCTACTAGAGGCTTTGCGACTCCTACGGCAAGATCCTTTAATCGAATCGATATCAGCACAATTAGATAATGGTTCTTCAGTAGACAGAAGTATTTTGACCATCAAAGTTAAGGAACGTCAGTCATTTACCATTGAGACTGCTCTAGACAATTCTCGTTCACCTGCTACCGGAAGTTTTCAGCGTCTTTTTGAAATAACCAATGCTAATTTGCTTGGTATAGGTGACAAGTTAAGTGTTGGCTATCGAAACACAGACGGGAGTAACACTGTAACAACCAGCTACTCTGTTCCTCTCAATCCACAGAATGGCATAATCGAGTTCGGCTACATCAACTCTTCGAGCAATATTATCGAAAATCCTTTTAACTCTTTAGATATTTTGTCTAATGCTCGTGCTTACGAGTTGAGTTTTCGACAGCCGATAGTCCGCAAAGCCACCGCCACATCAACGCAAGAATTTGCTTTAAAACTCACGGCTTCTCGTTTAGAAAGTGAGTCATCTTTGTTAAATACCCCTTACCCCTTAAATGCTGGGGCAAATTCTAATGGAATCACCCGAATTTCTGCCGTTAACTTCTCGCAAGAGTGGCTGGAACGCAGCACTAAAAGAACTTTCTCACTGCGCTCACAGTTCAGTTTCGGTATTGGTGCTTTTGGTGCTACTATCAACAATTTTGCTCCCGATGGTCGTTTTTTTGCTTGGCGGGGTCAAGCTGGGTGGCTCAAACAGTTAAGCAGCGATGCTACCTTCATCGCTAAAGCAGACCTTCAGTTGGCTGATAGACCTCTCTCCTCACTCGAACAAATTGCGTCAGGGGGTGCAGATTCAGTGCGAGGCTATCGTGAAGCCACTTTCTTAACTGACAATGCATTTTTGTTTTCAACCGAGTTACATCTAGCAGCCTGGACACAAAACAATCAGCAATTGCAGATTATTCCCTTCCTTGATTTTGCAACTGCCTGGAATAATGCACTCCAAGCACCAAACTCAGTAGGTACTTTAGCTTCTGTGGGTTTGGGTTTGCAGTACCAAGTAGGAGATCGCTTCAATGCGCGTCTTGAATGGGGTATTCCTTTAATTAACATTAACACTAATTCAGATAAGCAAACATGGCAAGAAAATGGATTTCTTTTTTTTATCAATTACCGACTGTTTTAA
- a CDS encoding CHAT domain-containing protein, producing the protein MARKWISFFYQLPTVLKHFLLGLSLVLLAIMWQGEVKAQMPNGAILTQTGHEQLRLGNASTAIRTWSAAYKAYSQINDSEGMTGSLINQSLGFQAQGFYNSACNTLLIALKLQDWICPSSAQATIDESPDKLAHTLQNQPLKKVQIVGLRQMGDVLRLMGNPEASFVVLQKAMKMANDLKLTQSKLYNQLLLSLADTERTLYLQAKNKYYLTDDSGAKQKALITAQFQAKSALFLYKKLDNKTQHNVLLSAKLNQLKFLLELEKWSDLTDIDFQKQRQLIQPLIKQLLNLDNQFDDLPAIDSIYARLNLVESLMQVAQNAKLNEVSFSQAKSPLLTALSISNKAWENAEKLNNTRAKSYALGTIGKIYADLGQILESQKYLEPAMELAQSVKAWDIAYQWQWRLGSLYRQLKQTQKADEAYAAAISSLDQIRGNILAMNPDIQFNFKEKVEPVYHEYMEFLFSKEANYLQVVTIQDKLRIAEIENFLKCGRLTTPSVANSQDFSNLPPLVFFIKLENEIQVVINTSQRVHQHKVDSKLVSDSVDNFIKLIHKKQFVKTQGFAYLTYAQNLYDLLISPIKQYLPASGNLVFILDSYFQNIPFDMLHDGKKYLVESYAISTASSLHQLQAQLLKPEALRVLFAGISEAGPIYQNSLVHENFQPLPEVAQEIKNIKKSISSVSEMLNDEFTTHKFREKVESDSFPIIHLSTHAQFSSDPDNTFLLTWKELLKVQELKSLLKNKQSPIDLLILSACETAKGDRRSALGIAGIAAQAGARSTLATLWLVDAESTAQLIGEFYKNLKNGLTKAEALRQAQLNLISSNTYSHPYYWAAFILVGSWL; encoded by the coding sequence ATGGCAAGAAAATGGATTTCTTTTTTTTATCAATTACCGACTGTTTTAAAGCACTTTTTATTAGGGCTATCTCTGGTATTGCTGGCAATTATGTGGCAAGGAGAAGTCAAAGCTCAAATGCCGAATGGCGCAATTCTAACTCAAACAGGACACGAACAACTACGCCTTGGAAATGCTTCTACAGCCATCAGAACTTGGTCAGCAGCTTACAAAGCTTATAGTCAAATAAACGATTCTGAAGGTATGACTGGTAGTCTGATTAACCAAAGCTTGGGATTTCAAGCCCAAGGGTTTTACAACAGTGCTTGCAATACTCTATTAATAGCTCTGAAGCTACAAGATTGGATTTGCCCTAGTTCGGCACAAGCGACTATAGATGAGTCTCCAGATAAGTTAGCTCATACCCTACAAAATCAGCCGCTTAAAAAAGTTCAAATCGTCGGACTTCGCCAGATGGGTGATGTACTAAGGCTAATGGGCAATCCTGAAGCTTCTTTTGTTGTATTACAAAAGGCTATGAAAATGGCTAATGATTTAAAACTAACACAATCAAAATTATACAATCAATTATTGCTAAGTCTAGCAGATACAGAACGCACTCTCTATTTACAAGCTAAAAACAAATATTATTTAACAGATGACTCTGGTGCTAAACAAAAGGCTTTAATCACGGCGCAATTCCAAGCTAAATCTGCCCTGTTTTTATATAAAAAGCTAGATAATAAAACACAGCATAATGTCTTGCTATCTGCCAAGCTAAATCAATTAAAATTTTTATTAGAGCTAGAAAAATGGTCAGATTTAACAGATATAGACTTCCAAAAACAAAGGCAATTAATTCAGCCATTAATCAAACAATTATTGAATCTTGATAATCAATTCGATGATTTACCAGCCATTGACTCTATCTACGCTCGTCTGAATCTGGTTGAAAGTTTAATGCAAGTCGCTCAAAACGCTAAGTTAAATGAAGTTAGTTTTTCCCAAGCGAAGAGTCCATTATTAACTGCCCTATCTATTTCTAATAAAGCATGGGAAAATGCGGAAAAATTAAACAATACACGAGCCAAATCTTATGCTTTAGGAACTATTGGTAAAATTTATGCTGACTTGGGACAAATACTGGAATCACAGAAATATTTAGAACCAGCTATGGAATTAGCCCAATCAGTAAAAGCTTGGGACATTGCTTATCAGTGGCAGTGGAGATTAGGAAGTTTATATCGGCAACTCAAACAAACTCAAAAAGCTGATGAGGCTTATGCAGCAGCTATTAGCAGCCTTGATCAGATAAGAGGTAATATTTTGGCGATGAATCCTGATATCCAGTTTAATTTTAAAGAAAAAGTTGAGCCTGTATATCACGAATATATGGAGTTTCTATTCTCCAAAGAAGCCAATTATCTCCAAGTAGTTACCATTCAAGATAAACTCAGAATAGCTGAAATAGAGAATTTTCTAAAATGCGGGAGATTAACTACACCTTCTGTTGCTAACAGCCAAGATTTCTCTAATTTACCACCACTTGTATTTTTTATTAAACTAGAAAATGAAATTCAAGTCGTTATTAATACTTCACAACGTGTTCATCAGCATAAAGTAGATTCTAAACTAGTTAGCGATTCCGTCGATAATTTTATCAAACTCATTCACAAGAAACAATTTGTTAAAACTCAAGGTTTCGCTTATCTCACCTATGCTCAGAATCTTTATGACTTGCTAATCAGTCCTATCAAACAGTATTTACCAGCTTCCGGGAATCTAGTCTTTATTTTAGATAGCTATTTTCAGAATATCCCTTTTGATATGTTACACGATGGGAAGAAGTATCTTGTAGAGTCTTACGCTATTTCAACAGCATCCAGTTTACACCAATTACAAGCTCAACTTTTAAAACCAGAGGCATTGAGAGTTTTATTTGCAGGGATTTCTGAAGCTGGCCCTATTTACCAAAATTCTTTGGTTCATGAAAATTTCCAGCCTCTACCTGAAGTCGCCCAGGAGATAAAAAATATAAAAAAAAGCATTAGTTCTGTGTCAGAAATGCTCAACGATGAATTCACTACTCACAAGTTTCGAGAAAAAGTCGAGTCCGATTCATTCCCCATAATTCATCTTAGTACCCACGCTCAGTTCAGTTCTGACCCTGATAATACTTTTCTGTTGACTTGGAAAGAACTACTTAAAGTTCAAGAATTAAAATCTTTGTTAAAAAATAAGCAATCTCCTATTGATTTACTTATTTTAAGTGCTTGTGAGACAGCTAAGGGAGATCGGCGTTCAGCTTTAGGAATTGCTGGCATCGCCGCACAAGCCGGAGCGCGGAGTACCTTAGCTACTCTCTGGTTGGTAGATGCTGAATCTACCGCCCAACTCATTGGAGAGTTTTATAAAAACTTGAAAAATGGTCTGACTAAAGCCGAGGCATTAAGACAAGCACAATTAAACCTGATATCCAGTAATACTTACTCCCACCCATACTACTGGGCGGCTTTTATTCTTGTAGGTAGTTGGCTTTGA